The following DNA comes from Lentimicrobiaceae bacterium.
GAGTATAGAAGCAAAGAATAGTCGGATATACCATCATAATTACTACAAAAAAAGCCTTACAAAATCGATGTAAGGCTTTTTTATTAAGATGCTTCAAATTTTTATTTCCCATTATTCTAACTTATTTAAATTATTACAACAAGTTTAATGTTTTTTATTAACATATCTTTTATTAACATAAAGGAATAATTTAACTGAAAACTGTTTAGAATAAACTTATTTATTCTCTTTTTCTTTTATGTTCTTTTGTCTTGACACAAAAGAACCAAAAAGTCAAGGCTGACATTTCTTTTCTGAATTGCGTTCTCATAAATCCTAAGTTCGTGCGGGTGATCTCCTCACAAGCTCGGAGCTTCCCGTTCTCACTAAGGATTCATTTCGAACTACATTCAGAAGAAATGTATGCCGTTCTTTTTTAAGCTAAATTGTTGCTTATTGCTTGTTCTCAGCAAAATAGTTTATTGAGTGCATAATAAGGAACTTTATGTATTACAAAACAGTTTAACAAAGTCGCTGAAACTATCCCGAAACTTCGGGACAAAACTAAAAACTACCACGTACCACGCAACACGCACCACGTAACCAGCAACTCGCAACATCCCGTAATAACTCGAATTACTTAATTTTAAATTCCTTTTTTATTTTATCGACAGCGTCTAATTTTTCCCAAGCAAAAAATGTTACTTTCTTGTAATTTTTTTCTTTCTTAGATTTAGTTTTATCATCCGAATAATACACTTCTACTTCCTTTTCGTAAGGAGTTCTTCCGAAATGCCCATACGATGCAGTAGGCTCAAATATAGGATTTTTCAAGCCCAAAGTTTTAATTATATTGTATGGTCTTAAATCAAATAATTGAGTGATTTTTTTTGCTATATCAGCATTTGTAACAGTTTTGCCTTTATCATCTTTAATTTTTGTGGTATTAAACGTGTCAACAAAAATACTGACAGGCTTAGCCACACCAATAGCATAGGCTATTTGCACAAGCATTTCATCGGCAACTCCTGCTGCTACCATGTTTTTAGCAATGTATCTGGCTGCATAAGCTCCCGAACGGTCGACCTTTGAGGAGTCTTTTCCCGAAAATGCACCACCTCCGTGAGCACCTTTTCCGCCGTAAGTATCGACAATAATTTTACGACCTGTAAGTCCTGTATCGCCGTGAGGTCCTCCTATTACAAACTTGCCCGTCGGGTTTACAAAGTATTTAATTTTAGGGTCGCTGAGCATTTTTTTAACGTTAGATGGTACTTGCTCGGCTACTCTCGGAATCAAATATTTAATAATGTCAGCCCTTATTTGATTTTGCATCTCTTTGTCAGCTTTTGTTACAGCTTTTGGAGAGTTACTACTAGCCTTAACAAATTCGTCGTGCTGAGTTGAGATTACAATAGTATCTATTCTAATAGGTTTGTGATTGTCGTATTCGATAGTAACTTGTGATTTGCTATCAGGTCGCAGATACTTCATATATTTACCTTCGCGACGTATTTTTGCCAATTCCTGCAAAATAATATGCGCAATTTCAATAGGCATAGGCATTAAATTATCCATTTCGTTGGTAGCATAGCCGTACATCATGCCTTGGTCGCCGGCTCCTTGCTCTTCCGCATTTTTTTTGCCAACACCCATATATATATCGTCCGATTGTCCTTGAATTGTAGTAATAATACCGCACGAATTGTTATCGAAACGATACTCGGCTTTGTTATATCCGATTTTCTCTATGGTTTTACGTACCACAGTCTGAATATCGACATAACCCTTGGTTCTGACTTCTCCGCTACAAACTACCAAACCTGTTGTAACAAGAGTTTCTAAAGCTACTTTGCTATTTTCATCATAGCGCAAAAATTCGTCTAATAGTGCATCTGAAATTTGGTCTGCAACTTTGTCGGGGTGTCCTTCCGAAACACTTTCCGATGTATATAAATACTTCATCTTATATGATTTTAATTGGTTAAATAAATAAAATGGAAGATTTGGCTGCGGAAATGTTTTTAGCATTTTTTCATGTGGTTGCAAGCAATCAAATCTTTCCACTTGTAATAAACTTTTGCAAAGGTATATATTTTTTTAAATTACGAAATAAAACAGCAGTTTTTTTACACATTCATTCGCAAAATAATTGAAGGAAGTACATTTTATTTAAAATATAGAGACTTCGGTTTCGGTTGTAAATTGTTCGAGAAACAAAAATCCTTTTTGAGAGTTTCCTTTTTGATTTAAAAGTGGACTCCAAGTTGCTATTGAGTATCTTTCGGGGCAAATTGCAATTATTCCACCACCTACTCCACTCTTGCCCGGCAATCCGACTTTAAAAGCAAATTCACCCGATTCGTCGTAAAAACCACAGGTTTGCATTAATGCTTTTATTCTTTTGGCTTGGCTATCGTTTAACTGAATTTCGGGGTTGTTTATCCTAAATTTGTCGCTGGCTAGATACAAAAAAGCTTTCGATAACTCTTGGCAGCTTAATTCAATCGAACATATTTTAAAATAGAAGTCTAAAACCTCTTCGGGCTCATTATCAATATTGCCGAAAGATTTAATAAAGTTACATAACGCAACATTACGATAGCCGGCTTTCTTTTCAGATTCAGCCACCGTTTTATTGTAATAAATATCATCTATTTGCGTTACTTTTTTCATATAATCAAACA
Coding sequences within:
- the metK gene encoding methionine adenosyltransferase — translated: MKYLYTSESVSEGHPDKVADQISDALLDEFLRYDENSKVALETLVTTGLVVCSGEVRTKGYVDIQTVVRKTIEKIGYNKAEYRFDNNSCGIITTIQGQSDDIYMGVGKKNAEEQGAGDQGMMYGYATNEMDNLMPMPIEIAHIILQELAKIRREGKYMKYLRPDSKSQVTIEYDNHKPIRIDTIVISTQHDEFVKASSNSPKAVTKADKEMQNQIRADIIKYLIPRVAEQVPSNVKKMLSDPKIKYFVNPTGKFVIGGPHGDTGLTGRKIIVDTYGGKGAHGGGAFSGKDSSKVDRSGAYAARYIAKNMVAAGVADEMLVQIAYAIGVAKPVSIFVDTFNTTKIKDDKGKTVTNADIAKKITQLFDLRPYNIIKTLGLKNPIFEPTASYGHFGRTPYEKEVEVYYSDDKTKSKKEKNYKKVTFFAWEKLDAVDKIKKEFKIK
- a CDS encoding glutaminase; translated protein: MPNYKSIITDIYNQVRGINLGGKVATYIPELAKVNPNYFGVHISTVSGDDYGIGDYQIPFSIQSISKIFILSYAYVLFGEKLWQRVGVEPSGTPFNSLIQLESDKGIPRNPFINSGALVVCDMLVSELKNPLSDLFDYMKKVTQIDDIYYNKTVAESEKKAGYRNVALCNFIKSFGNIDNEPEEVLDFYFKICSIELSCQELSKAFLYLASDKFRINNPEIQLNDSQAKRIKALMQTCGFYDESGEFAFKVGLPGKSGVGGGIIAICPERYSIATWSPLLNQKGNSQKGFLFLEQFTTETEVSIF